The proteins below come from a single Acinonyx jubatus isolate Ajub_Pintada_27869175 chromosome A1, VMU_Ajub_asm_v1.0, whole genome shotgun sequence genomic window:
- the HK3 gene encoding hexokinase-3 has product MPHIEREELTPEESDQLLLPGGRPPLWKHMESIGAVGLQQREGVPSCSQKGLPCPSDSSELVLECLQQFKVTQTQLQQIQTSLLGSMEQALGGQASPASTVRMLPTYVGSTPHGTEQGDFLVLELGATGASLRVLWVTLMGTEGHRMEPRSQEFVIPPEVMLGPGQQLFDFAAHCLSEFLDAFPVSTQDLQLGFSFSFPCHQTGLDRSTLISWTKGFRCSGVEGHDVVQLLRDAIKRQGAYNIDVVAVVNDTVGTMMGCEPGVGPCEVGLVVDTGTNACYMEEARHVAVLDEDRGRVCVSVEWGSFGDDEALGPVLTTFDHALDRESLNPGAQRFEKMIGGLYLGELVRLVLAHLAQRGALFGGCTSPALLSRGSILLQHVTEMEDPLAGAARVHAILQDLGLSVGASDAELVRYVCTAVFTRAARLCAAALAAVLSRLQHSREQQMLQIAVATGGRVFERHPSFLSILQETVMLLVPECDVSFIPSVDGGGRGVAMVTAVAARLAAHRRLLEETLAPFRLNREQLAAVQAQMQEAMAKGLQGEASSLRMLPTYVRATPDGSERGDFLALDLGGTNFRVLLVRVTAGGVQITSQVYSIPECVAQGSGQQLFDHIVDCIVDFQQKQGLSGQSLPLGFTFSFPCRQLGLDQGILLNWTKGFNASDCEGQDVVCLLREAIGRKQAVKLNVVAIVNDTVGTMMSCGYEDPRCEVGLIVGTGTNACYMEELRNVASVAGDSGHMCINMEWGAFGDDGSLGLLRTCFDANVDQASINPGKQSFEKMISGMYLGEIVRHILLHLTSLGVLFRGQQTQRLQTRDIFKTKFLSEIESDSLALRQVRAILEDLGLPLTSDDALIVLEVCQAVSQRAAQLCGAGVAAVVEKIRENRGLEELTVSVGVDGTLYKLHPHFSGLVAATVRELAPRCAVTFLQSEDGSGKGAALVTAVACRLAQMDHV; this is encoded by the exons ATGCCTCACATTGAGAGAGAAGAGCTGACGCCCGAGGAAAGTGACCAACTGCTTCTCCCAG GTGGCCGCCCCCCATTGTGGAAACACATGGAATCCATTGGGGCAGTAGGGTTGCAGCAAAGGGAAGGAGTTCCTAGCTGCTCCCAGAAGGGCTTGCCTTGCCCCTCAGACAGCTCTGAGCTG GTGCTGGAATGCCTACAGCAATTCAAGGTAACACAGACACAGCTGCAGCAGATCCAAACCAGCCTCCTGGGCTCTATGGAGCAGGCACTAGGGGGGCAGGCCAGCCCTGCTTCCACTGTCCGGATGCTGCCCACATATGTGGGGTCCACCCCACATGGCACTG AGCAAGGAGATTTTTTGGTGCTGGAGCTGGGGGCCACAGGGGCCTCACTGCGTGTTCTGTGGGTGACCCTGATGGGCACTGAAGGACACAGGATGGAGCCCCGGAGCCAGGAGTTTGTGATCCCCCCAGAGGTGATGCTGGGTCCTGGTCAGCAG CTCTTTGACTTTGCTGCCCACTGCCTGTCTGAGTTCCTGGATGCATTCCCTGTGAGCACTCAGGATCTGCAGCTTGGGTTCAGCTTCTCCTTCCCTTGTCACCAGACAGGACTGGACAGG AGCACCCTCATTTCCTGGACCAAAGGTTTTAGGTGCAGTGGTGTGGAAGGCCACGATGTGGTCCAGTTACTACGAGATGCCATCAAGAGGCAGGGG GCCTACAACATCGATGTGGTTGCCGTGGTGAATGACACAGTGGGCACCATGATGGGCTGCGAGCCAGGGGTTGGGCCTTGTGAGGTCGGGCTTGTTGTAG ACACTGGCACCAATGCATGTTACATGGAGGAGGCAAGGCATGTGGCGGTGCTGGATGAGGACCGGGGTCGTGTCTGCGTCAGCGTTGAGTGGGGCTCCTTCGGCGATGATGAAGCCCTGGGACCAGTGCTGACCACATTTGACCATGCCTTGGACCGAGAGTCCCTGAATCCTGGTGCCCAAAG GTTTGAGAAGATGATTGGGGGCTTGTACCTGGGTGAACTGGTGAGGCTTGTGTTGGCTCACCTGGCCCAGCGAGGAGCCCTCTTTGGCGGctgcacctcccctgccctgctgAGCCGAGGCAGCATTCTCCTACAGCATGTGACTGAGATGGAGGA CCCCTTGGCCGGGGCAGCCCGTGTGCATGCTATCCTGCAGGACTTGGGCCTGAGCGTGGGAGCCTCGGATGCTGAGCTTGTGCGGTACGTGTGCACAGCCGTGTTTACTCGGGCtgcccggctctgtgctgctgcCCTGGCTGCTGTTCTCTCCCGCCTCCAACACAGCCGGGAGCAGCAGATGCTTCAGATCGCTGTGGCCACCGGAGGCCGAGTGTTTGAGCGACATCCCAG TTTCCTCAGCATCCTGCAGGAGACCGTGATGCTCCTGGTCCCTGAATGTGACGTCTCCTTCATTCCCTCTGTGGACGGGGGCGGCCGGGGCGTGGCAATGGTGACTGCTGTGGCTGCCCGCCTGGCTGCTCACCGACGCCTGCTGGAAGAGACCCTGGCACCATTCCGGTTGAACCGTGAACAGCTGGCAGCAGTGCAGGCACAGATGCAGGAGGCCATGGCCAAGGGGCTCCAAGGGGAGGCCTCATCTCTCCGAATGCTGCCCACTTATGTACGGGCCACGCCTGATGGCAGTG AGCGTGGGGACTTCCTGGCCCTGGACCTTGGGGGCACCAACTTCCGGGTCCTCCTGGTACGTGTAACTGCAGGAGGTGTGCAGATCACCAGCCAGGTCTACTCCATCCCAGAGTGTGTGGCCCAGGGCTCTGGACAGCAG CTCTTCGACCACATTGTGGACTGCATTGTGGACTTCCAGCAGAAGCAAGGCCTGAGTGGGCAGAGCCTCCCCCTGGGTTTCACCTTCTCCTTCCCATGCAGGCAGCTTGGCCTGGAtcag GGCATCCTCCTAAACTGGACAAAGGGTTTCAATGCATCAGACTGTGAGGGCCAAGATGTTGTGTGTCTGCTGCGGGAAGCCATTGGGCGAAAACAG GCAGTGAAGCTGAATGTGGTTGCCATTGTCAATGACACGGTGGGGACCATGATGTCCTGTGGCTATGAGGATCCCCGTTGTGAGGTCGGCCTCATCGTTG GAACTGGCACTAATGCCTGCTACATGGAGGAACTTCGGAATGTGGCAAGTGTGGCTGGGGATTCAGGCCACATGTGCATCAATATGGAGTGGGGAGCCTTTGGGGATGATGGCTCTCTGGGCTTGCTCAGAACCTGCTTTGATGCAAATGTGGACCAGGCATCCATCAACCCTGGCAAGCAGAG TTTTGAGAAGATGATCAGTGGCATGTACCTTGGGGAGATCGTCCGCCACATTCTCTTGCATTTGACCAGCCTTGGAGTTCTCTTCCGGGGCCAGCAGACCCAGCGCCTTCAGACCAGGGACATCTTCAAGACCAAGTTTCTCTCTGAGATTGAAAG tgaCAGCCTGGCTCTGAGGCAGGTCCGAGCCATCCTGGAGGATCTGGGACTGCCCCTGACCTCAGATGATGCCCTGATTGTTCTGGAGGTGTGCCAGGCTGTGTCTCAGCGGGCTGCCCAGCTCTGTGGGGCGGGTGTGGCTGCTGTGGTGGAGAAGATCCGTGAGAACCGGGGCCTAGAAGAGTTGACTGTATCCGTGGGGGTGGATGGGACCCTCTACAAGCTGCACCCCCA CTTCTCCGGCCTGGTGGCAGCCACAGTCAGGGAGCTAGCCCCTCGCTGTGCGGTCACCTTCCTGCAGTCAGAAGATGGGTCTGGCAAAGGTGCAGCCCTGGTCACTGCGGTTGCCTGTCGCCTTGCCCAGATGGACCATGTTTGA